AAGAAGCCGGGCCATTCCAGCCTGATCGCGCTATAGTTTCTGAAAGAACGCTGATCCCGGGAGGATGACATGGCGTCGGACGATCTTATTGCGAAGCTGAAGGCGGCGCTGGGTGATGCCGGTGTGCTTACCGGCAAGGATGCCGAGGAGAAGGCGCAAGGGGGCTGGAGCAAGCTCGGGGTGCCCGCCGCGGTGCTCAGGCCTGCATCGACCGAAGAGGTCTCGAAGGCGCTGAAGCTTTGCCATGCGGCGGGCGAGGGCGTGGTGCCGTGGGGCGGCAAGACGGGGCTTGTGGAAGGCGGCGAGGCAGAGGGGCATATTGCGCTGTCGCTCGAGCGCATGAACAAGATCGAGGAGATCGACACGCTGGGCGGCACGATGAGCGTGCAGGCAGGTTGCGTGCTGCAGGCGGTGTGCGAGGCGGCGGAGGCGAAGGGGTTGCTGTTTCCGCTCGATCTCGGCGCGCGTGGCTCGGCGACCATCGGCGGCAACATTTCCACCAATGCGGGCGGCAACCGCGTGATCCGCTACGGGATGACGCGCGACCTGGTGCTGGGGCTCGAAGTCGTGCTGGCGGACGGCACGGTGATGAGCTCGATGAACAAGCTCATCAAGAACAATGCAGGCTACGACCTGAAGCAGATGTTCATCGGTTCCGAAGGGACGCTTGGCGTCGTCACGCGGGCGGTGCTGCGCGTGCGGCCGAAGCCGGTGTCGCAGGATACGGGATTTGTGGCGGTCGAGAGTTTCGACCAGTTGCCGAAGTTTCTGCGTCACATGGAGCGGGCGCTGGGCGGTACGCTCTCGGCCTTCGAGGTGATGTGGGAGGATTTCTACAAGCTGGTGACGATGGAACCCGCGAAGGGGAAGCCGATCGTGCCGCATGGCCACCCCTATTATGTGCTGGTGGAATCCATGGGCGGCGACCAGGAGGCCGATAGCGCGCGCTTCGAGGCGGCGATGATGGAGGCGCTGGAAGCGGGCGAGATTTCGGATGCCGTGATCGCGAAGAGCCAGGCGGAGCGCGACGCGATGTGGGCGCTGCGCGACGATGTGGGGCAGGTGGTGCATACCTATCCGATGTTCACTTTCGATGTGAGCCTCAAGATCGCCGACATGGAAAGCTATATCGCCGATGTGAAGAAGGGGCTTGCCGCGAAATGGCCGGATAGTTCGCTGATGGTGTTCGGGCATCTGGGCGACGGCAACCTGCATGTCATTCCGGGGCGCTTTCCCGATGCGGGGCCGGAGACGCGGCATGGTGTCGAGGCGGTGGTCTATGGACGGCTGCGGGACAGGCAGGGATCGGTTTCGGCGGAACACGGGATCGGCCTCGAAAAGCGGCCCTATCTCGACTGGTCGCGGAGCGCGGAAGAAGTGGCGCTGATGCGGATGCTGAAGCGGACGCTCGATCCGAAGAATATTCTCAATCCCGGCAAGGTGCTTGAGCCCTTGCCGCAAGCGAAGGCGGCGGAATGAAGCGGACGGCAATGGCGGCGGGTATTGCGATGGTGCTGAGCGCCGGGACGATCGTGGCGTGGGCCTCTTCGCCCGATGCCTGGGACGAGTTGAAGAAGCGCGCGGAGGCGGCCTGCATGGCGGCGTCGGGGCTCGACGCGCCGAGCATCGCCGCGCCGGTGACGAATTTTGAGCATCATGTATTCGCCGTGGTGGACGGGAGATGGCCGGAGGGTTCCGCGATGGCGGGGCAGACGGCGCAGTGGGCCTGTCTTTACGACAAGGAGCACGAAACGGCCGAGGCGCGGGAACCGGGCTTTCCGTGAGGCAATTTGCGGCGCGGGTGATGGCGTGGCAGACTGACCGGAACACAGAATCCGGTTTTTCATAATGAGTGACGGAAGGCGGCCCCCATGTCGGTAGCGGAGGATTTCAGCGGCGTTTCAGTGCGCGACCAGGTTTCGGAAGCCGAATGGCAGGTGCGCGTCGATCTCGCGGCAACCTACCGGCTGGTGGCGCATTACGGCTGGAGCGACCTCATCTATACGCATATCTCGGCGCGCGTGCCGGGGCCGGAGCATCACTTTCTGATCAACCCCTATGGCATGAGCTTCGACGAGATCACGGCGTCGAGCCTTGTGAAGATCGATCTCGACGGCAATATCGTCATGCCGACGGAATATGCGGTGAACCCGGCGGGCTTCACGATCCACAGCGCGGTGCATATGTCGGTGCCGGATGCGAATGCCGTGATCCACACGCATTCGGATGACGGGGTCGCGGTGTCGGCGCAGGCAGACGGGCTGCTGCCGCTGTCGCAGACGGCGATGATCGTGCTCGAGGACCTTGCCTATCACGATTATGAAGGCATCGCGCTCGAACATGACGAGCGCGAGCGGCTGGTGCGCGATCTCGGCAACAAGCATTGCATGATCCTGCGCAATCACGGATTGCTGACGGCGGGCGCGAGCTGCCCCGACGCCTTCCTGCGGCTTTATTTTCTGGAGCGGGCTTGCACGATGCAGGTGCGCGCTCTTTCCGGCGGCGTGAAGCTGACCATGCCGAACCAGGGCGTGCCGGAGAAGACCGCCGACCAGGGCATGTTCCACAAGAAGCACGGCATCGGCAAACTCGCCTGGCCGGCGCTTCTGCGTACGCTCGACCGGATCGATCCGTCCTATCGCGATTGATCCGTTTCAGGAGCGCGCGCTTCAACGACTTTCCAATTGAGATGGGGAGGCTTTCGGCCTTCCGCATCCGTTACGCATTGAAAGAGGTCCGTTCATGGTGAAGTTCGGTGTGGGGCAGCCGGCGCGGCGCGTCGAGGACATGCGGCTGATTTCGGGCAAGGGGCGGTTTACCGACGATATTTCGCTTCCGAACGAGGCGCATGCCTACATGGTGCGGAGCCCGCGTGCCCATGCCGTCATCACCGGCATCGACGCGGAAGACGCGAAGGCGGCGCCGGGCGTGATCGCGGTCATCACCGGCGCGGATGCGGAAGCGGCGGGGCTCGGCATCGTCGCGAGCCCGGCGGCGGACATGCTGAAGAACAAGGACGGGACGGCGATCTTCAAGACCACGCGCAACCTGATCTCGCGGGAGCGGGTGCGCCATGTCGGCGACACGGTGGCGGTGATCGTTGCCGAGACGGCGGCGCAGGCACGCGACGCGGCGGAACTTCTCATCATCGACTATGACGATCTGCCGTCGGTCGCGGATACGGCAGGCGCCATTGCCGATGGCGCGCCGGTGATCTGGGAGGAGAACGGCAGCAACCTTGCCTATGACTGGGAGATCGGCGACGCCGCGAAAGTGGAAGAGGGCTTGAAGGCCGCGCATCACGTGACGCGGATCAAGCTCATCAACAACCGCATCGTCGTGAACGCGATGGAGCCGCGCGCGGCGCTCGGACATTACGAGGCGGACCGCGACCACTACACGCTCTATACCGGCAGCCAGGGCGTGCATTCGATGCGCAACTATATCGCGCAGTTCTCGCTCAAGATTCCGGTCGAGAAGCTGCGCGTGGTGACGGAAGATGTGGGCGGCGGCTTCGGCATGAAGACCTTCGTCTATCCCGAATATCCGCTGGTGCTTTATGCGTCGAAGCTGACGGGGCGGCCGATAAAGTGGACGGCGGACCGCTCCGACAGTTTCGTCACCGACAGCCAGGGGCGCGACCATGTGACGGAAGCGGCGGTGGCGCTCGACAAGGACGGGAAAATTCTCGCCGTGCAGGTGTCGACGATCGCCAATCTCGGCGCCTATCAGAGCCAGTTCGGGCCGTTCATTCCGTCGCTCGCGCCGCGCGGCATGCATGTCGGCGTCTATATGGTGCCGGCGATGCATAACCGCGTGCGCGCGGTCTATACGAACACGGTGCCGGTGGACGCCTATCGCGGGGCGGGACGGCCGGAAGCTTCCTATGTGATCGAACGGCTGATGGAGAAGGCGGCGCGGGAGATGAACCTTGCGCCGGACGAAATCCGCCGGCGCAATTTCGTGCCGCCGAGCGCGATGCCGCTCAATGCGCCGCCGTCGCTGCCTTTCGACTCCGGCGATTTCGAGCGCAACCTCAACGATGCGATGAAGCGCGCCGATGTGACGGGCTTCGAGGCGCGGCGCGCGGCGGCGGCGAAAGAAGGCAAGCTGCTCGGACTCGGCTACAGCTATTACGTGGAACGGACGGCGGCGGGCATGACCGATTATGCGCGTATCGCCGTCGACGGGAAGGACGGCATCGTGCATGTCTGGACCGGACAGCAGACGAACGGGCAGGGCCACGAGACGGCGTGGACACAGCTCATCTCGTCGCGGCTCGGCGTGGAGGCGGAAAAGATCAAGGTGCATCTTGGCGACTCGGACGTGTTGCCGGGCGGCGCGGGCACGGGCGGATCGAAGGCCGTCTACATGGTGTCGGGCGCGATTTCCGACGCGGGCGACAAGCTGATCGAGAAGGGACGCGAGATTGCGGCGAACGAACTCGAAGCGGCGAAGGCCGACATCGAGTATCGAGGTGCGGACGGCGAGCCTGTGTTCGCGGTGGCGGGCACGGACAAGGTGATCGACCTGTTCGCGGTGGCGCGGCTCGCAGAGGGGCAGGCCGATCTCGGCGAGTTCGCGGGCGACGGCGAATATTCGCAGAAGGGCAACACGTTCCCGAACGGCGCTCATATCTGCGAGGTCGAGATCGACACGGATACCGGCGTCTATCATGTGACGCGGTTTACGGCTGTCGACGATTTCGGGCAGATCCTCAATCCGATGCTGGTGGCGGGGCAGGTGCATGGCGGCATCGTGCAGGGGCTCGGCCA
Above is a window of Parvibaculum lavamentivorans DS-1 DNA encoding:
- a CDS encoding FAD-binding oxidoreductase: MASDDLIAKLKAALGDAGVLTGKDAEEKAQGGWSKLGVPAAVLRPASTEEVSKALKLCHAAGEGVVPWGGKTGLVEGGEAEGHIALSLERMNKIEEIDTLGGTMSVQAGCVLQAVCEAAEAKGLLFPLDLGARGSATIGGNISTNAGGNRVIRYGMTRDLVLGLEVVLADGTVMSSMNKLIKNNAGYDLKQMFIGSEGTLGVVTRAVLRVRPKPVSQDTGFVAVESFDQLPKFLRHMERALGGTLSAFEVMWEDFYKLVTMEPAKGKPIVPHGHPYYVLVESMGGDQEADSARFEAAMMEALEAGEISDAVIAKSQAERDAMWALRDDVGQVVHTYPMFTFDVSLKIADMESYIADVKKGLAAKWPDSSLMVFGHLGDGNLHVIPGRFPDAGPETRHGVEAVVYGRLRDRQGSVSAEHGIGLEKRPYLDWSRSAEEVALMRMLKRTLDPKNILNPGKVLEPLPQAKAAE
- a CDS encoding class II aldolase/adducin family protein; this translates as MSVAEDFSGVSVRDQVSEAEWQVRVDLAATYRLVAHYGWSDLIYTHISARVPGPEHHFLINPYGMSFDEITASSLVKIDLDGNIVMPTEYAVNPAGFTIHSAVHMSVPDANAVIHTHSDDGVAVSAQADGLLPLSQTAMIVLEDLAYHDYEGIALEHDERERLVRDLGNKHCMILRNHGLLTAGASCPDAFLRLYFLERACTMQVRALSGGVKLTMPNQGVPEKTADQGMFHKKHGIGKLAWPALLRTLDRIDPSYRD
- a CDS encoding xanthine dehydrogenase family protein molybdopterin-binding subunit, with protein sequence MVKFGVGQPARRVEDMRLISGKGRFTDDISLPNEAHAYMVRSPRAHAVITGIDAEDAKAAPGVIAVITGADAEAAGLGIVASPAADMLKNKDGTAIFKTTRNLISRERVRHVGDTVAVIVAETAAQARDAAELLIIDYDDLPSVADTAGAIADGAPVIWEENGSNLAYDWEIGDAAKVEEGLKAAHHVTRIKLINNRIVVNAMEPRAALGHYEADRDHYTLYTGSQGVHSMRNYIAQFSLKIPVEKLRVVTEDVGGGFGMKTFVYPEYPLVLYASKLTGRPIKWTADRSDSFVTDSQGRDHVTEAAVALDKDGKILAVQVSTIANLGAYQSQFGPFIPSLAPRGMHVGVYMVPAMHNRVRAVYTNTVPVDAYRGAGRPEASYVIERLMEKAAREMNLAPDEIRRRNFVPPSAMPLNAPPSLPFDSGDFERNLNDAMKRADVTGFEARRAAAAKEGKLLGLGYSYYVERTAAGMTDYARIAVDGKDGIVHVWTGQQTNGQGHETAWTQLISSRLGVEAEKIKVHLGDSDVLPGGAGTGGSKAVYMVSGAISDAGDKLIEKGREIAANELEAAKADIEYRGADGEPVFAVAGTDKVIDLFAVARLAEGQADLGEFAGDGEYSQKGNTFPNGAHICEVEIDTDTGVYHVTRFTAVDDFGQILNPMLVAGQVHGGIVQGLGQAMGEHAVYDANGQLVTGSFMDYWMPRAGDFPHFDVSYNEIPAQSNALGVKGAGEAGTVGAPAAFINAVIDALRPYGIEEIDMPVTPLKLWNIVRGERSAAE